The Micropterus dolomieu isolate WLL.071019.BEF.003 ecotype Adirondacks linkage group LG14, ASM2129224v1, whole genome shotgun sequence DNA segment GTTCAGGTCTTGGTTATTTGCGTGCTGACTGTTTTTCTTGCCAAAGGTTTGTCTAGTCCTTCTGTTTGAAGAATGTATGTAAGAAATTGCTAATGCAGTACTGCTAATGTAAGAATAAGGTTGTTTTCAAACAGAATGTCTTGGCTGTGGGAGTATGCTTTCATGAAATGTTTTGCTCCAACAAGCTGGTGATATGTTGTATGATCGAACATTGACTAACAGTGAGTGCACTGTCCATAGGCTCTTGTTTGCCAGTTGGtggcaaaaatgaaaaacatgatgatgGGCTGCAGAAGAAAGTAGGAGGTAAGAACACTTGTGATAGAACCTCTTCAGAGCCTTACATTCTGACACTAACTGAATTTCTTTTGTTCTACAGATTTGTTGCAGCAAGATGTTAAACAAGGTGAGCATATTCTGTGAAACCCTCCTGGCAAAATACATGTTGGTGTAAAGTCTTGGTTCTTCTCACTATATGGTTAAACTTCAAGTTGCAAGATGCTTGTCTTGGTTTTAATTGTGTAAAACTAGGATGCTAACAGCATAATAACCTACATTAATCATACAATGTGAAGGCTAAAACAGTTCAATCATACAAATTAAGGTTATCTACATATAAAATCATGCATGCAGTAACTAACTTTTGTTCTATTGGGTTACAAAACTGGACTAGTCTATGGGGTCAAGGCTGCTGTTTATACAAGTTATTGCTTTACAAGTCTTTTGGCAGTCCTGTGTCCAAGTGAAGCTGGAACATTACTTAATATCAACTCTAAAGTTTTCACATGTCTTGTCAGCAAAACCGGTTTCTACTAAAGTGGAGGCTCAggcatcaggtggccagaacaAACTGACAAATCCCTTGAACACAGACgaaaagacctcagaactggttATACTATACGCAGCAAACGACAGCCCGACGGCCGCTGCCACGGACAGCCCGACGGCCGCTGCCACGGACAGCCCGACGGCCGCTGCCACGGGTTAAATAGGGTATCTAAGGTGTTCTGAATGTAAGATGTCTCTGCTCTAAATAAAACCTACCTTCAGTAGACAAATCATTGAGGTGTTGGCTGCTAATTTGCAAATTCCCTGATGTTACTGAGCTTGGTttgaaatgtatctttttttttttttcttgccacaAATGGAAAGTCCTTATGCTTTAGCGCTGATCTTTATTACTACACATTGTAGGTTGTGACCTCCACATAGCATAGGATTTAGCTTATGTGCATTCAGTATCTCCACTGGCAAAGGTTgacaaattaaccagctgacgtataGGTCTTACAAAGCTATGGGAAGGGCACTTGTATATCTCATAGCTAAACAGAAAACCGACTAAACTGAATTAGTTTTCTATTATAAATACACTTACCATGCACAACATTCTAATAGTGAAACGACAAATTTTGCATGGGTTGTaaccagggcttgacattaacacctGCCAAATGCAGGTGGACTTTTGGCAGTGCTGGGTAAGTCACTCCCACTAGCGTCTTTGGCCTCTTGTCAAAAGGCATAAACAAATTGCAATGacaactcccatgagtactACCTGCACATAGGCTTCACAAATGGACCAATAAACTCTGTCTTGCGCCCTACTGACaaacaacactgtaaacaagacTTTGTGGAGATCAAACTCACGGACTTGTCGGACCGAGGGCTGTTTTGGCCTGCCGTTAATCATCCACTTAACCAGCGGCAGCCATGACAAAGCAAAAAGCAGGTGAATCGACACGAGGCGCATCTCGCATCAAATAGCCAGATATTTGTAAAAGTTGAATCTGTCAGAAGCCTCAGACCTGTAGACCGTCAGCCTCCCGTCGCTTTTAACTTGACGGTATCGGTCATcgcatgcgcgcgcacacacaacgTTCGGTCAGTGCTAAGTGTGCGTGGCCGAGCAGTGTGGAGAAAAATGCACAGAGAACGAAGGAAAGAGACAAGCAGAAGGAAAGTGCTGTAAAATCTAGATANNNNNNNNNNNNNNNNNNNNTGTGCATTCAGTATCTCCACTGGCAAAGGTTgacaaattaaccagctgacgtataGGTCTTACAAAGCTATGGGAAGGGCACTTGTATATCTCATAGCTAAACAGAAAACCGACTAAACTGAATTAGTTTTCTATTATAAATACACTTACCATGCACAACATTCTAATAGTGAAACGACAAATTTTGCATGGGTTGTaaccagggcttgacattaacacctGCCAAATGCAGGTGGACTTTTGGCAGTGCTGGGTAAGTCACTCCCACTAGCGTCTTTAGCCTCTTGTCAAAAGGCATAAACAAATTGCAATGacaactcccatgagtactACCTGCACATAGGCTTCACAAATGGACCAATAAACTCTGTCTTGCGCCCTACTGACaaacaacactgtaaacaagacTTTGTGGAGATCAAACTCACGGATCTCGCATCAAATAGCCAGATATTTGTAAAAGTTGAATCTGTCAGAAGCCTCAGACCTGTAGACCGTCAGCCTCCCGTCGCTTTTAACTTGACGGTATCGGTCATcgcatgcgcgcgcacacacaacgTTAAGTCAGTGCTAAGTGTGCGTGGCCGAGCAGTGTGGAGAAAAATGCACAGAGAACGAAGGAAAGAGACAAGCAGAAGGAAAGTGCTGTAAAATCTAGATATCCATGATTAAGGAACATGCTGGTGTTTATAAAAGAAAACCGACTGCTAGCAGGGCTGCCCTTCATATCGTCACCACAACTACCTTTCCAGAGTTGATTCCAGGTTTTAATAAAAGGTTTTCATGCCATGTATGAAAGCAGAAGATGTGTTTGTAGgggaataatctggaaaataaagacttGTTTACTCAATTCATAtctccagttactcagagctaCTGCAGTGATTCACAATGATAAACATAAGTCacgtcagagctctgaggaaatgcagatgcTAAACAAATACTCCAAAAGTGAACAAAAatgatataggcctatacaTAACATTTTAATCCTATTGCTTTaattgtgtgatttttttcaccttttctctttgtttctaatgcagatcatttttctactctgtattacagtatttagcCTACtgcttttataaataaataggaTTTAAGCAATGTttctggtgaattttgttttcagtttcgtttttgtcttttctgttacACACCCACGCAGCACTTTCATTATATACAATAAGACGCTGCTCTTTTgatgtgtttatcttaatagactacatgtttttaaaaaaggagctttacatacaaccttatcagagctaatgataatattagtacTACCAATACCAATTTAAGCATGCCATTGTCAACTTTAatcatgaaaaatgtaatttcccaagaacaaaaatgtggcttGTGAAAATGCAGCAtggctagtaactttggaaaaccactagccacattggctagtgagcagaaaagttaatgtcaagccctggttGTAACGCTAAAATACGTATtgatgttgccgaccagcttggcaacatggactggatcaagagtttcagagtggtgagttgttaatctgtaacaaaagtatttttcatccataaagttttaactgagctctgtctctacatcacagtaacaactttatgtccactgactgcctggagggtagctagtgtttggaagggagaggagaggtgtgcgctgcagctcagttCTTTTCctccggtgtttttgagggcgtgtcggactagtcgcttggtgagcgttatatgaggcgcatctTGCTTTCATCCCGACGTTACAGGGATggaagggaagcggctggactacaaacaagcttttttttaggcagttcagagcagtgttttctgtgggagatgggaactccctatGGGTGAActtttggctttttcactttgcaaagctattacatgcacaaaaaaggtatataacttaataaaggagagggaaaagccaagaagcataataccacctctttaacatctCCTTCAAAACCACCAGCACCGCAGAAAAGTAAAAACCAGAGGACGCCTTCGCTGCTGGAGCTCATAACATAGCGATCCTGGCTGCACATCTACAAAACATGATGAACACGcttactatagctaacatcacaaaaGCGGTAGTGTTTAATAGAAATCAAAGAATGTAAAGAAGAGTGCCAAAAACTGCATGACGAAGTGAAACAACTTGAAGATGGAACCAAAAAGTAAATGGCTTACAggagaaaaaagaagacaacAGGTCATCTCTGATATTTTGGGAAAGATTGCTCCACACTGGAGGGAGAAGATGGATTTCATCCTGGACACCAACCGCCCTCGTCAGATCATCACGCATTTCACCAGACTAAACTTTAGGGACGAACTCTGGCGGATCACCAAACTTCACCCCATCTGCAAGGATCTCAGCATCAGCTTCGCAGAGGACCTCGCCAAAGAAGACAGGGATGCCCGCAGGGCTGTGTGGATGAAAATTGAACAAGCAATTAAAGCAGGTCTGAAGACTGTGTTCAGAAGCCTCCATGCCTTCATTAATGGACAAAGTCTCACCATAATCACAACTTTCCAGAGTTTTTGAATACTGAAAACAAGTTTGAATTAAAAATTTTTCTCAGGGTTTTGCTACTATCATGTATAGAACAGAAAACTTCTACTATTGTTTTGGCTTACATTTAGACAATCTCAAATTAACCCACTCAAGTGATAACAACATAATTGGAGGCGATCATCACCTAGTCCATGATgaatattttgataaatatCCTTACTCTGCAAGTCATCCAAACAGGCTCAGGCTGATGCTCTGAGACGCTTAAATCTTTAGCTCAAATCACAATTTGAAATCCAGAATTGATCACTGGTTAATTGCAAATCACTCACTCTGATATTTTGGCTGCTCCGCTAACTGATCATAATGTTATTTTACTACAAGTCAAACCTAATGACAACAGTATCTATTCACATAAATATTGGACGTTTAATTCCagactgtttaaaaatgattacTGCCAAAAGATCAAATTACTGATATGAGCTATGAACACCTGCCAAATACCGACAATAGAAGATATTAAACCTTCAAACTAAACTAGATGAAATGTACAGTCAGCTTAAGGGGCCTTCATTAGATCTAAAGCTAAGTGGATagaggaaggggaaaaaaagttcaGCATATTTCTGTAGTCTGGAAAAAAAGaagtcacaaaaaaaatatcatCAGATCCTTGATAGATGATAATATAGAAATCCCAGATGAAAAATTGATCTCTTCAGAAATCCTGAAATTCTACAGCCAGCTGTTTAGCTGTAAATCTTCTAACGTGGATGTTGAACCTTTCTTTAAGGATATAACCAAACATCTTCCCAAAGTAGAGGATGGCCTCAAACAAACATGTGATAATCAAATAACAATTATAGGTCTTGATGCAGTATTTGGTCGCCTCCCTCTTAACAAAGACAGTCTCACAGGctacttttacagtttttactgAAATATTTACCTGTAGACATGGGGTTATCGTCTCAATTCCAAAACTGGCATGACTCCAGATTCATAAAGAACAGATGACCCATTACTCTCAGAAATTCAGACTTCAAACTCCTGATTTACATCTTACTCGTCTTCAAACAGGGATCTGAATGTGAATCTAAATTCtaaatgtagaaaaaaaaattaaagaatgTAAGTCGAGACTAAATGTATGGCTACAAAGGGACTTATCAATACTAGACCGGATTTTTCTAAGATGGAATGTTTACCGatatgtatttctgtatttatttattccaatgccattcaaaacattaaaaaaatctatCAACTTAAATTTCATTTGGAGAAACAGACGACATTATACGTAGAAAAgcaaaaatcaaacacagcagcTCCTTTTGGTGTGGTATTCCAAAGGACTTAttcaaaaaaattcaaaaagaattggaatgaatgaatgaatgaagcttTATTATTGTGTCATGCATGTGATTACGCCCAGTCCGCATGGGTTTACAAGACACCAACATTAatatacagaaaaagaaaaaaactaaacaagatAGCCAGGTCCAGAGTACATCATGTACAGTGATAAAATAGAAACAAGGATTAGAagtggaataataataaatgatacATGTGTATTCAGatacatgcatgtatgtgttcatACACAGATGCATTCACATTTACTCAGATAACCACCCACATAAACCCAAAACCCCACACAGAACAAAATTAAATCTAGTTAAACAAACTAGCTTGCCTTCTTTTCCAAGCCTTTGAGACAAAGTTTGCAAACTTAAATACATCATAGTTAAACAAGCATATTAGTTTTTGATCGTCAGCATACCAAAATATTTCAAAGATTTGCCGTGTAACATCCAGAAACAAAGATTCTCTTAGATCATCATAATGTGTACAATACAAGAGGAAATGAGATTCACTTTCCACTTCACCAGGGTCACATAGCTCACACAATCGGTTTTTGAATCAACAAACCTCAATGGCCAGAGGCAAAATCCCAGATCTCAGCTGTGCCACCAAAGATCTCTGGCTTCTAGATAAACGAGATGTAACATACAATTCCGGACTAAAGTTCTGTTTGATATGCATATACGTCCTTAATTTTGGCTttactaaaacattttaaaaacatttatcttcTAATTTCAATAACAACTTGTGTTTTAGTGAGTTAACATTACAACTTAAATTGTTCCTGTAGATATACAACATATACACCTCCTCAAAAATAGAATAAATCTTCTTTGTGAGCTTTACTCCACCTACTCTCTTATTTAGTCTGTTCTCTGCTATTCTGATTAGATGGTTCCAGTCGtatcatttcacattttctctgtACAGCTCCTGGTACCCACCTCATATCTCCCTGAATTGCTAGGATCGGAGCAAATTTATGAACCCCCAGAAAACATCGTATGGCTCTATTCTGTATGGTATCTACCGCTTTGGATTCTTTCAAGCCCCACACCCCTGCAGCATAGTTCAGTATAGGAGAAACACATGCATCATAAAGTCAAGTACATGTAGAATATCCAAGATCCTTACATACTTTCAGTTTATTAATAACTGATCCTAGAGCTCTCCCGCCAGAATCAACGAGAGATTTAATACCAGCCTCGTAGGTCATAAATCCATCAAGAAAACCCCCCAGATATTTATATGCACTAACATCATCTAGAGTGACTGAGCAAAAATATTGTATTGGCATTTCTTCTTATGGTGGACTTTAATATTGACAAATTACCTATATCATTATCAGAGTTCCACAAACAAATACTGTTGTATTGGAAAATGTTATATGTACATAACTTCTGAACTCACACCTCTGTAATCTGGAACAACAGATATATTTTGCACCGCAGCAGATCTTTGTTGTTTGAAGATTGGTATGGGAAGACTATATGGTCCATAGCTGACTTAATGGATACCAGCGGACATTTTTTTAACTATGAACAATTTTGCACCAAACATAAATTCAGATTCTCAAAATCAAACTTTACTAAATTAAATAGAGCACTACCTCAAGAATTTGTCTTTCTTACAAGAAATATATTGGCATGTCATCCAATACAACCACAACTGGCCCCACTGTCAATTCAAGGAATTTTAGTTCGATAGAAAATGCATTATTCACTTTGTTAGAAATTGTTTCACTGAAAACCTTTACCCTgaaaggcaaaacaaaaatggaatCCAACAAAATTTGATAAGAACTCAATTACTTAACTAAGAACAATGTAACAAACACTCCCAATAACCCCCAAAGTGAAAGAAACACTTCTAAACACCTCTAAAGAAGTACTTTGCTTTGGTATTGATGATAATGCATgtacattttgtgaaaatgatgtTGAAACTACGGACCGTGTATTTTTCTTCTGTAATGTGGTACAGACATTTTGGGGAGATATACACAAATGAGTTAAGCGAAAGATGTCTTCATTCCCAACCTCTTTCTCCAGAGACAACATAACATTTGGTTTCATTTTGCAAAGCAAGGATGATGAACTGTGTTGTAACACGATTGTATGGCTGGCAAAATTGTCACAAATGTAGAATTGTGAAATTATCCcccaaatttgttttttttagatgaaTTTAAATTGTATATGTAGTCCTTAAAAATTCTAAAAGGACCTAGTAGGAAAAAAGATATGTATAGAAAGTGGGATTAATGGTCACGTGGCAAAATGCATTCATATTAAATATAGCAAAGTCATTTCAGTGTGTAGTggcttgttttttctttgatttttttcatcGCCAAATCCCGCTTTCTGCCAGCTCCtgtctgttgttgctgtgcacAGGGAAGTTCTTGTTCACCAAGAGCACTGCTGAGGGTTCAATTGTGTGCACACTTGACAAACAACCATCAGTTGTTTaaggtcagccatgttttttgttcactttCATTAACCATTATACACCTGGAATGCTTGAGGTTGAAAGTCAGAAATTTCAACTGATAAAGGAAATGTTCTGAGCCGTCTGGAACGCAGAATTAGTGTTCAAATATGAGCTTTGTGACAGCCCGCAAGATGGAGGACCAGAACAACATTACGGTTCATGCAAACATCGCAAAGTGAGGAAATATCAAATAAGACTCTTGGGATATACCCCTTATCAGCCACAAAGACTGCAAACACCTGTATGGGTGTGCAGGACTATAATAtctataataatacaatttatATGTTCATCATGTATCTATGGCAGTGTttttctgtcagtctgtctgttcacTGCTTAGGTCTAGACTGAAATAGCTCAACATCTTCTGAATAGATTAGCACAGAATTTTGTACAGATATCCATGGTGCCCAATGGACGTACCCTACCAAACTTATAAATGGGGGAGCATCAACTGGAAGTATTGTACAACAGAATCAGAATTTGGCCAGACATTTCCTTCTTGTACCAGATAAGTCCAAAGACAAAttatagtgtgtgtatgtgtgtgttttgggggtgctgtttatttgttgttgttgccaacCTTCCAATTACAACCTTTATTGTTGCCAAACCTGTCTAAAGAGGAAGAATATCTGATATATTTGCTTCCATGTTTTGCCTTTTTATGGTGCTTTCTTAGTGTTTGGATGTCATGTGAGCTTGTATGTAATATTAGAATTGCCCTTTAGCATTCATCCAAAACAAGTAATgtcaaataaatacaacattCTCAGAGTTTTTAAAGCgcaatatttgttttacatgctTGTCACAGGAAGGGCTGAATATCAACTAGCACCTAGATAAGACTAGACTCCTCTGAGGTGAGAGCCAATTAGAGCTGATCAGCAACAGCTGTGTCACCAGCATGATGGGCTTTTTAACCCTCACATGTGGCACAGGTAGCATTTCCTCTTGGTGACTGAAGCAATGGGAGCTCTTTGGgtcttgtttatttgtgtgatgACTGTTTGTCTTGCCAAAGGTTTGTGTATTCCTTCTGTTTGAAGCATGCCATGGAAGAAATGTGTAGTATAGCAAATGTAGGAGTAAAGTTATGTTTTCAGCCCAAATCCTTTTGCATATGAGAGTATGCCTCAGCATGACtttaaaaaaatccttaattccTGTAATGTCATTTACCTGTAACAAGCTGGTGACATGTTGTGCCATCAAACTGTACAAACATGGATTAACAGCAAGTGCACTGTCCATAGGCTCTTGTTTACCAGTTGGTGGCCTAAATGAAAGACAAGATGATGCTCTACAGAGGAGAACAAGAGGTAAGAacatttatgataaaatcttttcagaGCTTCATTCT contains these protein-coding regions:
- the LOC123983005 gene encoding polysialoglycoprotein-like isoform X1, with translation MGAVQVLVICVLTVFLAKGSCLPVGGKNEKHDDGLQKKVGDLLQQDVKQAKPVSTKVEAQASGGQNKLTNPLNTDEKTSELVILYAANDSPTAAATDSPTAAATDSPTAAATG
- the LOC123983005 gene encoding uncharacterized protein LOC123983005 isoform X2; translation: MGAVQVLVICVLTVFLAKGSCLPVGGKNEKHDDGLQKKVGDLLQQDVKQANDSPTAAATDSPTAAATDSPTAAATG